A stretch of Caldisericaceae bacterium DNA encodes these proteins:
- a CDS encoding biotin--[acetyl-CoA-carboxylase] ligase: MELKRNVVIVYETSSTMDLAKELSNTFLPPFIVRSFIQTKGRGQYERKWQSTYGGLYFTEVLNLNNILGFSTFLSIPILRVLKRYVEKVKVKWPNDIVIEKKKLGGILVEKSNLTFAGIGLNIQNDVKDVINSSISLKDFINIDKETIFWAILEEENNLINDFFKHGFRNFKREYEENLAILNRKTKVDLGYKIVEGVVVGVGVFGELLLDENGKMIDIFSGSIVNFYD, encoded by the coding sequence ATGGAACTTAAAAGGAATGTTGTCATTGTTTATGAAACCTCTTCTACAATGGATCTTGCAAAAGAGCTTTCTAATACTTTTTTGCCACCTTTTATTGTCAGATCTTTTATCCAAACGAAAGGTAGGGGGCAGTACGAGCGAAAATGGCAATCGACTTATGGTGGGTTATATTTTACGGAGGTATTGAATTTAAATAACATACTCGGTTTTTCAACGTTCTTATCTATCCCAATTTTAAGGGTTCTTAAGAGGTATGTTGAGAAAGTTAAAGTGAAATGGCCTAACGACATAGTAATAGAAAAAAAGAAACTTGGAGGAATTTTAGTAGAAAAAAGTAATCTTACGTTTGCTGGTATCGGGTTAAATATTCAAAATGATGTTAAAGATGTTATCAATTCTTCTATATCGCTTAAAGATTTTATTAATATTGATAAGGAGACAATCTTTTGGGCAATACTTGAAGAAGAAAACAATCTAATCAACGATTTTTTTAAACATGGTTTTAGAAATTTTAAAAGAGAATACGAAGAAAACCTCGCTATTTTAAACAGGAAAACGAAGGTTGATTTAGGTTATAAAATTGTAGAAGGTGTTGTTGTTGGAGTTGGAGTATTTGGAGAATTGCTTTTAGATGAAAACGGGAAGATGATTGATATTTTTAGTGGTTCTATAGTTAACTTTTATGATTAA
- a CDS encoding MogA/MoaB family molybdenum cofactor biosynthesis protein produces MEKENQIKVGIIIASDTRSSGLNKDETIPLLTDFIEKEGWILVDASVVPDEIHLIKEKLLYYADVLKVDLILTSGGTGPAKRDVTPEATREVIEKEMPGFSEAIRMENFKNVKTSILSRGITGIRGDTLIINLPGNPQGAIDSLLVVKEAIPHCLEIMQGKGGIHGKHT; encoded by the coding sequence ATGGAAAAAGAAAATCAAATTAAAGTAGGCATAATTATTGCAAGCGATACGAGAAGCTCTGGATTAAATAAGGATGAAACAATCCCGTTATTAACTGATTTTATTGAAAAAGAAGGGTGGATTTTAGTTGATGCTTCTGTTGTTCCAGATGAGATACACCTTATCAAAGAAAAACTACTTTACTATGCTGATGTTTTAAAAGTTGATCTTATTTTAACAAGCGGAGGAACTGGGCCCGCTAAAAGAGATGTGACTCCTGAAGCAACAAGAGAGGTTATTGAGAAAGAGATGCCTGGTTTTTCTGAAGCGATAAGAATGGAAAACTTTAAAAATGTAAAAACTTCGATTCTTTCAAGAGGAATTACGGGCATAAGAGGAGACACTTTAATAATCAACTTGCCTGGTAACCCTCAAGGAGCGATAGATTCTTTACTGGTTGTAAAAGAAGCAATTCCACATTGTTTAGAAATCATGCAAGGCAAAGGAGGAATTCATGGAAAACATACTTAG